The following coding sequences are from one Carassius gibelio isolate Cgi1373 ecotype wild population from Czech Republic chromosome B7, carGib1.2-hapl.c, whole genome shotgun sequence window:
- the si:ch73-335l21.1 gene encoding insulin receptor substrate 1-B isoform X1, with translation MENHSDSQSSTEDVRKSGYLRKQKSMHRRYFVLRTASERGPARLEYYESEKKFRGKAPVPKKALALETCFNINKRADSKNKHMIVLYTRAESFVVAAENETDQEEWYQAMVELQCKSKALCDSANGGDYGVPSPGPAFKEVWQVKVWPKGLGQAKNLVGIYRLCLTEKTVNFVKLNSDAAAIVLQLMNVRRCGHSENFFFVEVGRSAVTGPGEFWMQVEDSVVAQNMHETLLEAMKALSEEFRQRSKSQSAAAGAGGGTTASNPISVPSRRHHANPPPSQVGFTRRPRTEPPGITGGCNSTSPTSRHSFPRTRTSSDGGKVDDGGGAAAGGIASCSSPTTNGSCSNTPILRSTSVRAPTPVNAQHALMRSTSTPAPTSAPSLPSGSVHGSEFCAVETGTSSSGVDGNGNMYSQIPLRQTSVCGSLSDYGSSDEYGSSPGEHSLLTPTKHARPAGSSGGHSVGDEASNYILMSQRGASKPQPGQNVLPQTRRVLRRSSSRECEAERRIMSKRASLPPMSLERLAPHLRAGEEAVEEDDYAIMTHTSSRESFGPRQDSGASASTTGYLEVAAELKSDAGSGETGVPDVIGGANGPVDNGYMSMLPGVTSPPVSLSHSLSVAVSDPDSKSADDYMAMTPNNSISPPRQIRPPPSGTDGYMMMSPNSSCSPDQRGVPTAWVGSSSADSRTGSDYMNMSPISARSANSTPPPAEPHTQSDQHSQQPPPKMVYSYYSLPRSYKHNSSTRFEEGPGRGKHLVNGGRGLGGGRGLGNSNSKHQEPPVGRHLSLSSSSYSSSSASSESLGEGEEKAVQVSGGAAANTPAKDAEKGPLQQRQGFGRVKQGHPGQRVRPLSLFVDVSKANTLPRVRETPLPPEPKSPGEYVSIEFKGESNLKAGGNGPRGFRHDASLPPSTHRNLPRPTSCVAGFSPFSQSSCTPIPPSIASEYVNMELGVSPSPSPLSLTSLGFPPFPTPPVTPAAAPKAHDEHRSAVLNDDDAETEMGHRKSMQVSEPHPGDSPTACGDYTKMAFSLNSGSTLSPTSPKASLPDQTESVVPALGLGLGLDFPLAKVPNPDHGAKVIRADPQGRRRHCSETFQAPSSLLTCSATSSSSAFPDHTQVVRRLGFEGMLWGNSGSVDISSQYINPGLPSLSVSQISSMEQGLNYIDLDLANKESSHTATDGQAAVHTPVARIFSSVLGGGAAGGSVGAGGSGGSASNLNMYASIDFYKSEELRTHQGSSSKEGTEC, from the exons ATGGAGAACCACAGCGACTCGCAGAGCAGCACAGAAGACGTCCGTAAAAGCGGGTATCTCCGCAAGCAGAAGTCCATGCACCGGCGGTACTTCGTGCTGAGGACGGCTTCGGAGCGCGGTCCGGCCCGACTCGAGTACTACGAGAGTGAGAAGAAATTTAGAGGTAAAGCGCCAGTGCCTAAAAAGGCTTTGGCCCTGGAGACGTGCTTCAACATCAACAAACGGGCCGACTCGAAGAATAAACACATGATAGTGCTGTACACGCGGGCTGAGAGTTTCGTGGTGGCGGCGGAGAACGAGACGGACCAGGAAGAATGGTACCAGGCGATGGTGGAACTTCAGTGCAAGA gTAAAGCACTCTGTGACAGTGCGAATGGGGGAGATTATGGTGTACCATCCCCTGGTCCCGCCTTCAAGGAAGTCTGGCAAGTAAAAGTTTGGCCTAAAGGTCTGGGCCAAGCCAAGAACCTTGTTGGCATCTACCGACTTTGCCTGACTGAAAAGACAGTCAACTTTGTCAAGCTGAACTCTGATGCAGCGGCTATTGTGCTCCAGCTTATGAATGTGAGGCGTTGTGGTCATTCTGAAAACTTCTTCTTTGTGGAGGTGGGTCGCTCTGCAGTAACTGGCCCTGGAGAGTTCTGGATGCAAGTGGAAGATTCTGTGGTAGCACAGAATATGCATGAGACTCTGCTGGAAGCCATGAAGGCCCTGAGTGAGGAGTTTCGCCAGCGTAGCAAGTCTCAGTCAGCTGCCGCTGGAGCAGGAGGTGGTACCACTGCATCAAATCCTATTAGTGTTCCCTCTCGACGACATCATGCCAATCCTCCACCCAGCCAGGTTGGATTCACAAGACGCCCACGGACCGAACCACCAGGGATTACTGGAGGCTGTAATAGCACTTCTCCAACCTCTCGCCACAGCTTTCCCCGAACACGAACGTCCAGTGATGGTGGAAAAGTTGATGATGGAGGTGGTGCAGCTGCTGGAGGGATTGCATCATGCTCAAGTCCCACGACTAATGGGTCATGTTCCAATACCCCAATACTGAGATCAACATCTGTTCGTGCTCCAACCCCAGTCAATGCACAGCATGCGCTGATGAGATCCACCTCAACCCCTGCCCCTACATCTGCACCAAGCCTGCCTTCTGGCTCAGTACATGGATCTGAGTTTTGTGCAGTAGAAACTGGGACAAGCAGCAGTGGTGTGGATGGTAATGGTAACATGTACAGTCAAATACCTCTCCGACAGACCTCTGTCTGTGGTTCTCTTAGTGACTACGGTTCCTCAGATGAATACGGCTCCAGCCCCGGAGAGCACTCTCTGCTAACCCCAACAAAGCATGCAAGGCCTGCCGGCAGCTCAGGCGGGCATTCTGTTGGGGATGAAGCATCCAACTACATCCTAATGAGTCAGAGAGGAGCATCCAAACCTCAGCCAGGCCAAAATGTATTACCACAAACCAGGAGAGTTCTGAGGCGCTCCTCTAGCAGAGAATGTGAAGCTGAGCGCAGGATAATGAGTAAGCGGGCTTCCCTGCCACCCATGTCCTTGGAGAGACTTGCACCACACCTTCGAGCTGGGGAGGAAGCTGTTGAAGAGGACGACTATGCAATTATGACTCACACATCCAGCCGAGAATCCTTTGGACCAAGGCAGGATTCTGGAGCGTCAGCAAGCACAACAGGATACTTGGAGGTAGCTGCAGAGCTTAAAAGTGATGCTGGTAGTGGTGAAACGGGTGTCCCTGATGTCATCGGAGGAGCTAATGGACCAGTGGATAATGGCTACATGTCCATGTTGCCAGGAGTTACATCTCCCCCAGTATCCCTTTCTCATTCCCTCTCAGTAGCAGTTTCAGATCCAGACTCAAAGTCTGCTGATGACTACATGGCCATGACCCCCAATAATAGTATTTCACCCCCACGGCAGATCCGTCCACCACCTTCTGGCACAGATGGCTACATGATGATGTCTCCCAACAGTAGCTGTTCACCAGACCAACGAGGGGTCCCTACTGCCTGGGTTGGCAGCAGTAGTGCTGACAGCCGAACTGGCAGCGACTACATGAATATGTCACCTATCAGCGCCCGCTCTGCCAATAGTACCCCACCACCAGCTGAACCCCACACTCAATCCGACCAGCATTCTCAGCAGCCTCCACCTAAGATGGTATATTCTTACTATTCTCTACCCCGCTCCTACAAACACAATAGTTCAACACGCTTTGAGGAAGGGCCAGGAAGAGGgaagcatttggttaatggtggTCGAGGTCTGGGTGGAGGTAGGGGGCTAGGTAATAGCAATTCCAAGCATCAGGAACCACCTGTTGGTCGACACCTGTCCCTTTCATCATCTTCCTACTCCTCCAGTTCTGCTAGCAGCGAGAGCCTAGGTGAAGGTGAAGAAAAAGCCGTCCAAGTGTCAGGAGGAGCAGCAGCAAATACTCCTGCAAAAGATGCTGAGAAAGGACCCTTGCAGCAAAGGCAAGGGTTTGGAAGGGTAAAGCAAGGACATCCTGGTCAGAGGGTCAGGCCCCTTAGTCTGTTTGTAGATGTCTCTAAAGCCAACACTTTACCCAGAGTCCGTGAAACACCCCTTCCTCCTGAGCCTAAGAGCCCTGGGGAGTATGTCAGTATTGAGTTCAAGGGTGAGAGCAATTTGAAGGCAGGAGGTAATGGACCCAGAGGATTTCGGCATGATGCTTCTCTTCCACCCAGTACACACCGCAACTTACCCAGGCCTACCTCTTGTGTTGCTGGGTTCTCACCTTTCTCGCAAAGCTCCTGCACCCCCATCCCTCCATCAATTGCCTCCGAGTATGTCAATATGGAGCTAGGAGTTTCCCCATCCCCCTCGCCTTTGTCCCTCACGTCACTTGGATTTCCCCCATTCCCCACTCCTCCTGTCACGCCAGCAGCAGCCCCTAAAGCTCATGATGAGCACAGATCTGCTGTACTAAATGATGATGATGCAGAGACTGAGATGGGACATAGAAAAAGCATGCAGGTATCAGAGCCACATCCAGGAGACTCACCCACAGCATGTGGTGACTACACAAAGATGGCCTTTAGCCTGAACTCAGGCAGCACCTTAAGTCCTACATCACCAAAAGCCTCTTTGCCAGACCAGACTGAGTCAGTAGTTCCAGCCCTTGGTTTGGGACTAGGACTAGACTTTCCACTTGCCAAAGTCCCAAACCCAGATCATGGAGCTAAAGTAATTAGAGCGGATCCTCAAGGTCGTCGACGCCACTGCTCTGAAACGTTCCAAGCTCCTTCCTCACTTCTTACTTGCTCTGCAACATCATCTTCTTCTGCATTCCCTGATCACACCCAAGTGGTACGTCGGCTTGGTTTTGAGGGTATGCTTTGGGGTAACAGTGGCTCAGTGGACATCTCATCTCAGTACATCAACCCTGGACTACCCAGTCTATCTGTTTCACAGATATCCTCCATGGAACAGGGCCTCAATTACATAGACTTGGACCTGGCTAACAAGGAAAGCTCCCACACTGCCACAGATGGGCAAGCAGCTGTCCACACACCTGTCGCTCGTATCTTTTCCTCTGTGCTGGGCGGAGGAGCAGCAGGGGGTTCTGTAGGAGCTGGAGGTTCAGGCGGTAGTGCTTCAAACCTCAACATGTATGCTAGCATTGACTTCTACAAATCAGAGGAGCTGCGGACACACCAAGGTAGCAGCAGTAAAGAAGGTACAG
- the si:ch73-335l21.1 gene encoding insulin receptor substrate 1-B isoform X2, which produces MENHSDSQSSTEDVRKSGYLRKQKSMHRRYFVLRTASERGPARLEYYESEKKFRGKAPVPKKALALETCFNINKRADSKNKHMIVLYTRAESFVVAAENETDQEEWYQAMVELQCKSKALCDSANGGDYGVPSPGPAFKEVWQVKVWPKGLGQAKNLVGIYRLCLTEKTVNFVKLNSDAAAIVLQLMNVRRCGHSENFFFVEVGRSAVTGPGEFWMQVEDSVVAQNMHETLLEAMKALSEEFRQRSKSQSAAAGAGGGTTASNPISVPSRRHHANPPPSQVGFTRRPRTEPPGITGGCNSTSPTSRHSFPRTRTSSDGGKVDDGGGAAAGGIASCSSPTTNGSCSNTPILRSTSVRAPTPVNAQHALMRSTSTPAPTSAPSLPSGSVHGSEFCAVETGTSSSGVDGNGNMYSQIPLRQTSVCGSLSDYGSSDEYGSSPGEHSLLTPTKHARPAGSSGGHSVGDEASNYILMSQRGASKPQPGQNVLPQTRRVLRRSSSRECEAERRIMSKRASLPPMSLERLAPHLRAGEEAVEEDDYAIMTHTSSRESFGPRQDSGASASTTGYLEVAAELKSDAGSGETGVPDVIGGANGPVDNGYMSMLPGVTSPPVSLSHSLSVAVSDPDSKSADDYMAMTPNNSISPPRQIRPPPSGTDGYMMMSPNSSCSPDQRGVPTAWVGSSSADSRTGSDYMNMSPISARSANSTPPPAEPHTQSDQHSQQPPPKMVYSYYSLPRSYKHNSSTRFEEGPGRGKHLVNGGRGLGGGRGLGNSNSKHQEPPVGRHLSLSSSSYSSSSASSESLGEGEEKAVQVSGGAAANTPAKDAEKGPLQQRQGFGRVKQGHPGQRVRPLSLFVDVSKANTLPRVRETPLPPEPKSPGEYVSIEFKGESNLKAGGNGPRGFRHDASLPPSTHRNLPRPTSCVAGFSPFSQSSCTPIPPSIASEYVNMELGVSPSPSPLSLTSLGFPPFPTPPVTPAAAPKAHDEHRSAVLNDDDAETEMGHRKSMQVSEPHPGDSPTACGDYTKMAFSLNSGSTLSPTSPKASLPDQTESVVPALGLGLGLDFPLAKVPNPDHGAKVIRADPQGRRRHCSETFQAPSSLLTCSATSSSSAFPDHTQVVRRLGFEGMLWGNSGSVDISSQYINPGLPSLSVSQISSMEQGLNYIDLDLANKESSHTATDGQAAVHTPVARIFSSVLGGGAAGGSVGAGGSGGSASNLNMYASIDFYKSEELRTHQGSSSKEEC; this is translated from the exons ATGGAGAACCACAGCGACTCGCAGAGCAGCACAGAAGACGTCCGTAAAAGCGGGTATCTCCGCAAGCAGAAGTCCATGCACCGGCGGTACTTCGTGCTGAGGACGGCTTCGGAGCGCGGTCCGGCCCGACTCGAGTACTACGAGAGTGAGAAGAAATTTAGAGGTAAAGCGCCAGTGCCTAAAAAGGCTTTGGCCCTGGAGACGTGCTTCAACATCAACAAACGGGCCGACTCGAAGAATAAACACATGATAGTGCTGTACACGCGGGCTGAGAGTTTCGTGGTGGCGGCGGAGAACGAGACGGACCAGGAAGAATGGTACCAGGCGATGGTGGAACTTCAGTGCAAGA gTAAAGCACTCTGTGACAGTGCGAATGGGGGAGATTATGGTGTACCATCCCCTGGTCCCGCCTTCAAGGAAGTCTGGCAAGTAAAAGTTTGGCCTAAAGGTCTGGGCCAAGCCAAGAACCTTGTTGGCATCTACCGACTTTGCCTGACTGAAAAGACAGTCAACTTTGTCAAGCTGAACTCTGATGCAGCGGCTATTGTGCTCCAGCTTATGAATGTGAGGCGTTGTGGTCATTCTGAAAACTTCTTCTTTGTGGAGGTGGGTCGCTCTGCAGTAACTGGCCCTGGAGAGTTCTGGATGCAAGTGGAAGATTCTGTGGTAGCACAGAATATGCATGAGACTCTGCTGGAAGCCATGAAGGCCCTGAGTGAGGAGTTTCGCCAGCGTAGCAAGTCTCAGTCAGCTGCCGCTGGAGCAGGAGGTGGTACCACTGCATCAAATCCTATTAGTGTTCCCTCTCGACGACATCATGCCAATCCTCCACCCAGCCAGGTTGGATTCACAAGACGCCCACGGACCGAACCACCAGGGATTACTGGAGGCTGTAATAGCACTTCTCCAACCTCTCGCCACAGCTTTCCCCGAACACGAACGTCCAGTGATGGTGGAAAAGTTGATGATGGAGGTGGTGCAGCTGCTGGAGGGATTGCATCATGCTCAAGTCCCACGACTAATGGGTCATGTTCCAATACCCCAATACTGAGATCAACATCTGTTCGTGCTCCAACCCCAGTCAATGCACAGCATGCGCTGATGAGATCCACCTCAACCCCTGCCCCTACATCTGCACCAAGCCTGCCTTCTGGCTCAGTACATGGATCTGAGTTTTGTGCAGTAGAAACTGGGACAAGCAGCAGTGGTGTGGATGGTAATGGTAACATGTACAGTCAAATACCTCTCCGACAGACCTCTGTCTGTGGTTCTCTTAGTGACTACGGTTCCTCAGATGAATACGGCTCCAGCCCCGGAGAGCACTCTCTGCTAACCCCAACAAAGCATGCAAGGCCTGCCGGCAGCTCAGGCGGGCATTCTGTTGGGGATGAAGCATCCAACTACATCCTAATGAGTCAGAGAGGAGCATCCAAACCTCAGCCAGGCCAAAATGTATTACCACAAACCAGGAGAGTTCTGAGGCGCTCCTCTAGCAGAGAATGTGAAGCTGAGCGCAGGATAATGAGTAAGCGGGCTTCCCTGCCACCCATGTCCTTGGAGAGACTTGCACCACACCTTCGAGCTGGGGAGGAAGCTGTTGAAGAGGACGACTATGCAATTATGACTCACACATCCAGCCGAGAATCCTTTGGACCAAGGCAGGATTCTGGAGCGTCAGCAAGCACAACAGGATACTTGGAGGTAGCTGCAGAGCTTAAAAGTGATGCTGGTAGTGGTGAAACGGGTGTCCCTGATGTCATCGGAGGAGCTAATGGACCAGTGGATAATGGCTACATGTCCATGTTGCCAGGAGTTACATCTCCCCCAGTATCCCTTTCTCATTCCCTCTCAGTAGCAGTTTCAGATCCAGACTCAAAGTCTGCTGATGACTACATGGCCATGACCCCCAATAATAGTATTTCACCCCCACGGCAGATCCGTCCACCACCTTCTGGCACAGATGGCTACATGATGATGTCTCCCAACAGTAGCTGTTCACCAGACCAACGAGGGGTCCCTACTGCCTGGGTTGGCAGCAGTAGTGCTGACAGCCGAACTGGCAGCGACTACATGAATATGTCACCTATCAGCGCCCGCTCTGCCAATAGTACCCCACCACCAGCTGAACCCCACACTCAATCCGACCAGCATTCTCAGCAGCCTCCACCTAAGATGGTATATTCTTACTATTCTCTACCCCGCTCCTACAAACACAATAGTTCAACACGCTTTGAGGAAGGGCCAGGAAGAGGgaagcatttggttaatggtggTCGAGGTCTGGGTGGAGGTAGGGGGCTAGGTAATAGCAATTCCAAGCATCAGGAACCACCTGTTGGTCGACACCTGTCCCTTTCATCATCTTCCTACTCCTCCAGTTCTGCTAGCAGCGAGAGCCTAGGTGAAGGTGAAGAAAAAGCCGTCCAAGTGTCAGGAGGAGCAGCAGCAAATACTCCTGCAAAAGATGCTGAGAAAGGACCCTTGCAGCAAAGGCAAGGGTTTGGAAGGGTAAAGCAAGGACATCCTGGTCAGAGGGTCAGGCCCCTTAGTCTGTTTGTAGATGTCTCTAAAGCCAACACTTTACCCAGAGTCCGTGAAACACCCCTTCCTCCTGAGCCTAAGAGCCCTGGGGAGTATGTCAGTATTGAGTTCAAGGGTGAGAGCAATTTGAAGGCAGGAGGTAATGGACCCAGAGGATTTCGGCATGATGCTTCTCTTCCACCCAGTACACACCGCAACTTACCCAGGCCTACCTCTTGTGTTGCTGGGTTCTCACCTTTCTCGCAAAGCTCCTGCACCCCCATCCCTCCATCAATTGCCTCCGAGTATGTCAATATGGAGCTAGGAGTTTCCCCATCCCCCTCGCCTTTGTCCCTCACGTCACTTGGATTTCCCCCATTCCCCACTCCTCCTGTCACGCCAGCAGCAGCCCCTAAAGCTCATGATGAGCACAGATCTGCTGTACTAAATGATGATGATGCAGAGACTGAGATGGGACATAGAAAAAGCATGCAGGTATCAGAGCCACATCCAGGAGACTCACCCACAGCATGTGGTGACTACACAAAGATGGCCTTTAGCCTGAACTCAGGCAGCACCTTAAGTCCTACATCACCAAAAGCCTCTTTGCCAGACCAGACTGAGTCAGTAGTTCCAGCCCTTGGTTTGGGACTAGGACTAGACTTTCCACTTGCCAAAGTCCCAAACCCAGATCATGGAGCTAAAGTAATTAGAGCGGATCCTCAAGGTCGTCGACGCCACTGCTCTGAAACGTTCCAAGCTCCTTCCTCACTTCTTACTTGCTCTGCAACATCATCTTCTTCTGCATTCCCTGATCACACCCAAGTGGTACGTCGGCTTGGTTTTGAGGGTATGCTTTGGGGTAACAGTGGCTCAGTGGACATCTCATCTCAGTACATCAACCCTGGACTACCCAGTCTATCTGTTTCACAGATATCCTCCATGGAACAGGGCCTCAATTACATAGACTTGGACCTGGCTAACAAGGAAAGCTCCCACACTGCCACAGATGGGCAAGCAGCTGTCCACACACCTGTCGCTCGTATCTTTTCCTCTGTGCTGGGCGGAGGAGCAGCAGGGGGTTCTGTAGGAGCTGGAGGTTCAGGCGGTAGTGCTTCAAACCTCAACATGTATGCTAGCATTGACTTCTACAAATCAGAGGAGCTGCGGACACACCAAGGTAGCAGCAGTAAAGAAG
- the agfg2 gene encoding arf-GAP domain and FG repeat-containing protein 2 isoform X1, whose product MSNRKHRDNQEICARKVRELAQTGVNKHCFECSQPGVTYIDITVGCFVCTSCSGMLRGLNPPHRVKSISMTTFSQQEVEFLQNHGNEVGRRTWLCIFDPKTDGCFDARDTRKLKEFLQDKYERKKWHYSKSKIRRDVNESPWAPGVQAVPAPHGPAQNQPPPGHPLNPAARPTRTLSQSQLSIWDRAPAVSPADSRTEVFTARPTRSQSFRDHPIKDTLLSGVERQRPGTISSGMGHQNHPSSFPALPRPSASSTFKNSFTLGRTLSTGGGAPFRAFPKSLSLDFGGLSHAHNTISTAAPPPVTQDKYSALSQLHKVFSDNTPVTAITTAPSDGPPQYSTLFSNRLSSSSTPASSPGVPEATSGSQTFANFPNPFNSTASCAQPVLSPSNPFKSTASDVVSFPAPTTQSAFSHQQSSNQEANGFNSFPPPDSVPKVPRPMSVNPFTGNVYPSRGASLNPFI is encoded by the exons ATGTCGAACCGAAAGCACCGGGACAACCAGGAGATATGCGCCCGCAAGGTCCGAGAGCTCGCGCAGACGGGAGTGAACAAGCACTGCTTCGAGTGCAGTCAGCCCGGGGTGACTTACATCGACATCACCGTGGGCTGCTTCGTGTGCACGTCATGCTCCGGAATGCT GAGAGGGCTCAACCCACCCCACAGAGTCAAGTCTATTTCCATGACAACCTTCTCCCAACAGGAAGTGGAGTTTTTGCAAAATCATGGCAATGAG GTTGGAAGGAGGACCTGGCTCTGCATATTTGACCCCAAAACAGACGGCTGTTTTGATGCACGTGACACACGGAAGCTGAAAGAGTTCTTGCAGGACAAATATGAGAGAAAGAAATG GCATTATTCTAAGAGTAAGATCCGCAGGGATGTCAATGAGTCACCGTGGGCTCCAGGGGTTCAGGCTGTTCCAGCTCCACACGGCCCTGCTCAGAATCAGCCTCCGCCTGGACATCCTCTGAACCCCGCGGCCCGGCCCACCCGCACACTG TCCCAGTCCCAGTTGTCAATATGGGACAGAGCTCCTGCTGTCTCCCCAGCTGACAGCCGTACTGAGGTGTTCACTGCCAGGCCAACTCGCTCACAGAGCTTCAGAGATCATCCCATTAAAG ACACATTGTTAAGTGGTGTGGAGAGACAGAGGCCAGGAACAATTTCTTCTGGAATGGGACACCAGAATCATCCCTCCTCCTTTCCAGCCCTACCACGTCCTtcag CAAGTAGCACTTTCAAAAACAGCTTTACTTTAG GTCGCACTCTGTCAACTGGGGGTGGAGCTCCATTTAGAGCCTTCCCTAAATCGCTGAGTTTGGATTTTGGGGGTCTAAGCCACGCCCACAACACTATAAGTACTGCTGCTCCGCCCCCTGTCACTCAGGATAAGTATTCAGCCTTATCACAGCTTCATAAAGTGTTCTCAGACAACACACCTGTCACAG CCATTACAACAGCTCCCTCTGATGGACCCCCTCAGTATAGCACCCTCTTTAGTAACCGACTATCCTCCAGTTCAACCCCTGCAAG cTCCCCAGGTGTTCCAGAGGCCACTTCTGGATCTCAAACGTTTGCAA ATTTCCCAAACCCCTTTAATTCAACAGCCAGTTGCGCCCAGCCAGTTCTGTCTCCCAGTAACCCCTTCAAAAGCACAGCCTCAG ATGTTGTCTCCTTTCCTGCACCCACCACACAAAGTGCTTTTTCACACCAACAGTCTAGTAACCAAGAAGCAAACG gttTCAACTCATTTCCTCCCCCGGACTCTGTCCCTAAAGTCCCACGACCAATGTCTGTCAACCCTTTTACT GGGAATGTTTACCCGAGTAGAGGAGCATCACTGAACCCTTTCATCTGA
- the agfg2 gene encoding arf-GAP domain and FG repeat-containing protein 2 isoform X2, which yields MSNRKHRDNQEICARKVRELAQTGVNKHCFECSQPGVTYIDITVGCFVCTSCSGMLRGLNPPHRVKSISMTTFSQQEVEFLQNHGNEVGRRTWLCIFDPKTDGCFDARDTRKLKEFLQDKYERKKWHYSKSKIRRDVNESPWAPGVQAVPAPHGPAQNQPPPGHPLNPAARPTRTLSQSQLSIWDRAPAVSPADSRTEVFTARPTRSQSFRDHPIKDTLLSGVERQRPGTISSGMGHQNHPSSFPALPRPSGRTLSTGGGAPFRAFPKSLSLDFGGLSHAHNTISTAAPPPVTQDKYSALSQLHKVFSDNTPVTAITTAPSDGPPQYSTLFSNRLSSSSTPASSPGVPEATSGSQTFANFPNPFNSTASCAQPVLSPSNPFKSTASDVVSFPAPTTQSAFSHQQSSNQEANGFNSFPPPDSVPKVPRPMSVNPFTGNVYPSRGASLNPFI from the exons ATGTCGAACCGAAAGCACCGGGACAACCAGGAGATATGCGCCCGCAAGGTCCGAGAGCTCGCGCAGACGGGAGTGAACAAGCACTGCTTCGAGTGCAGTCAGCCCGGGGTGACTTACATCGACATCACCGTGGGCTGCTTCGTGTGCACGTCATGCTCCGGAATGCT GAGAGGGCTCAACCCACCCCACAGAGTCAAGTCTATTTCCATGACAACCTTCTCCCAACAGGAAGTGGAGTTTTTGCAAAATCATGGCAATGAG GTTGGAAGGAGGACCTGGCTCTGCATATTTGACCCCAAAACAGACGGCTGTTTTGATGCACGTGACACACGGAAGCTGAAAGAGTTCTTGCAGGACAAATATGAGAGAAAGAAATG GCATTATTCTAAGAGTAAGATCCGCAGGGATGTCAATGAGTCACCGTGGGCTCCAGGGGTTCAGGCTGTTCCAGCTCCACACGGCCCTGCTCAGAATCAGCCTCCGCCTGGACATCCTCTGAACCCCGCGGCCCGGCCCACCCGCACACTG TCCCAGTCCCAGTTGTCAATATGGGACAGAGCTCCTGCTGTCTCCCCAGCTGACAGCCGTACTGAGGTGTTCACTGCCAGGCCAACTCGCTCACAGAGCTTCAGAGATCATCCCATTAAAG ACACATTGTTAAGTGGTGTGGAGAGACAGAGGCCAGGAACAATTTCTTCTGGAATGGGACACCAGAATCATCCCTCCTCCTTTCCAGCCCTACCACGTCCTtcag GTCGCACTCTGTCAACTGGGGGTGGAGCTCCATTTAGAGCCTTCCCTAAATCGCTGAGTTTGGATTTTGGGGGTCTAAGCCACGCCCACAACACTATAAGTACTGCTGCTCCGCCCCCTGTCACTCAGGATAAGTATTCAGCCTTATCACAGCTTCATAAAGTGTTCTCAGACAACACACCTGTCACAG CCATTACAACAGCTCCCTCTGATGGACCCCCTCAGTATAGCACCCTCTTTAGTAACCGACTATCCTCCAGTTCAACCCCTGCAAG cTCCCCAGGTGTTCCAGAGGCCACTTCTGGATCTCAAACGTTTGCAA ATTTCCCAAACCCCTTTAATTCAACAGCCAGTTGCGCCCAGCCAGTTCTGTCTCCCAGTAACCCCTTCAAAAGCACAGCCTCAG ATGTTGTCTCCTTTCCTGCACCCACCACACAAAGTGCTTTTTCACACCAACAGTCTAGTAACCAAGAAGCAAACG gttTCAACTCATTTCCTCCCCCGGACTCTGTCCCTAAAGTCCCACGACCAATGTCTGTCAACCCTTTTACT GGGAATGTTTACCCGAGTAGAGGAGCATCACTGAACCCTTTCATCTGA